In Cryptomeria japonica chromosome 5, Sugi_1.0, whole genome shotgun sequence, the genomic window TTTGCATTATAGCCTGTCCTCTATAAATTCACACCATCTTGTGTAAATTTCATAATTGCATTTGTTCTTGCTTATTCTTCTTAAGAATAGTTTGTTTGAGCTTTCTCTGCAAAAGATAATAATCATGTCTTGCTGTGGAGGAAACTGTGGTTGTGGGGCAAACTGCGGTTGTGGCAGTGGGTGCAAAGGGTAACCAGTTTTTACTCATACTTCTGATTCAATACATGCCTTTGATTATCTATAGTTGGTGCTCTTGTTGGTCTTAACAGTTTAAGAGAGGTTAAAGATCAGCATCAAGAGTTCTTTTAACAGTTTTGTTCATAGATGGAAATAAATTGATTTGTAGAAGGGTGTTGTAATTTTTTGTGGTGCAGATGTGGCATGTATCCTGATATTGAGAGATCAGTTTCAAAGGAAATTGGGTTGGGCAGTTCCGCTTCTGACATGGGGTAAGTCATTTAAATGATAGTGTTAGAATTATTGCAgttgtttctggattagattgtgttagAGATTGTTCTCATCAAATCTGATCACATTctttgatccatcatcagaatgataATTGAAAACCCTTGGACTTTCTATTATCATGAATGAtcgatcatggagtgtgatctgaaacgttgatgaatTTTTTTCTGACgcaatctaatccagaaacaatTGCTATAATTCATTATGAATTCTGAAAACCTGATATCATTAATTACTAGCATTGTCTAATTCAttctttcagattaatataaactgATTGTGGTGTTGTTGCTTTGATAATCTAGGTATGTGGATGGAAGTGTGACAGTTGCAGGAGAGAATGGTTGCAAGTGTGGTGGCAGCTGCACCTGTGATCCTTGCACCTGCAAATGATGACATTCTCTACTACTTTACAGTTAGTATAGGCTGCATGATGTTGTGCAAAGTAAGCATGGAATATATATACTATAATAAGTTGCAGCTCCATTTTATGTTTTGTTATGCCAGGTGTGACTTTGTATTTAAGGGAATGGAAAGTTCCTTGTTAAGTTCACAGTATGGATTTGCTATGGTGTAACTTTCTACTTTGAATGCAAAGAATGGTTATTGTATACATTTCTGGTTGTGGGTAATTGGGAAAGATTGCTTTCCTGGCCACCTGTTTCAGTTTATCAGTAGCTCTGTTCTAAGATTGAAATGGGTTTGATAAGATGATCAGAAATTTGAATTCATAATCAGAAAACATAATCATACAAGAGTTTTATTATAGCTCTTTGAAAAAGATTGAAATGGGTTTGATAAGATGATCAGAAATTTGAATTCATAATCAGAAAACATAATCATACAAGAGTTTTATTATAGctctttgaaaaaaataatacaagATTATTAGATGCAGGGAAATAAGATGTAgagaatttaaaaattattatataatgaatttttttatcaaaGAACATTGCAGATTTAAAGAAAAAACCTTTTGTAATATCCTGTCCAAAGAAGTGATTAGATTCAATTATATCAAACAATGAAATCCAACCAATATCAATATAATATCATAGATTGTTATAATATTCAATTTTAGTTGGTTCTGCATTTAGAAAAATCCATCTAGTTTACTAGAAATTTAGAGAAAGGGATCTACTAAACTGACAATCTTCTAAAAGTAGGAATTAGACTGAAATATGTCAAGCAATAGAACCCAAAATATGTTAAGATGTaagatttttaagttttcaaattacaaattttttttttcttgaatctgaTTGGCGCAAATGATTTGCATCTTACATTATTGACCAATATTATTAACATATTTAATTATAATCTAAATTATATTTATAagataaatgaaatataatattatatatccttatcatataatattaaatctatataatgcaataatataattcaaaatattgTATGCTATATaaagattaatatattaattataaataatttattaataataaaattacccaaaatataataataataaatcgattattaataattatattaaaattttcattaaataattattaattgaaattaagattattattatttttttctcgataaattatgattattattattaattttatagttatgatttaaataaatgattataacttaatttataattctttatttttttatagCTTTAATCTTAATTCAGCTATAattcttatttattattataattctaaAATAATTATCATAATGATTGGGATTAAAATTAGGTTTATAATAAGAGTTAAGGTTAGGGTTGAAGATAAGGTTCAAATTATTTCTAACTTAATATTAAATTTAGGCTTAGAGTTAGATTGAGAACTAgggttaatttttaaaaaaataggatTAGGGTTGTATTAATGTTAGATTTAGAGTTAGAATTAGGTTAAAAATTTGGCCTAGGGCACAAATTATGTTAATTCTAACCTTAACATAATTAAGGTTATTATTAAGGTTTGAATTAATTGTAGATATTATTGTAATTTTATAACTATGTTATAATTATGTGCACTCTCTATTATACTATTGCAAGAATATATTATCTCAAATTATTATCCAACCTACCTCTAAACAAATTTTTTATTATTGCAATACTAAAAAGGCAAGTActggccactatgtggcacttgttcaCATTTGTTTTACGTTGGTTCCACACTTGAAaatgtcaagaatgaagcaatgcATATCTCCTTTTCTTACAAAGAAAGAGAGGTTTCATCATCAATTGGGACCCATCTTTTATTTCCACCAAAAcctttttgttttaattttcattcctttcttctttttagaCACATTCAAGTTTAAAGAGTGTGATTGTGAAATACCAAAATAACTTTAAATAACATCTAGTAGTGGTAGGTCATACAACATCAAATGTCATTATTATGGTGTTTAACAAATATCTTCTCAATTTGACCTTTCTGAGCTCGATTCTCATACTCACCAACAAATCTATAAGGATGAGCAAAACCCActtgatcaatagtcaattaggGAGATCAAGGAATAATGCTCTCTTATCACCACTATTTTGACCAATTTTAGGCTGATGAAAGAACtttctataattttttaaaataaatctcATACTAGCTTTGTTGTTCTTTTGCATCTTAGAAATCTAAATTGCAAGAGGGATATCCTTGATCTTTTGACCAATTCTCTATCAAAAGAATTTTAAATATATCTTGATATATTCAATATTTTGAATCTTGGAATCCATCTAAGAGTTTATATGAAAGATTTAAAGAGAGGTTTCAAAGGGTTGAATTGTGTGtgaaaatattagatatttatgaATTGGAGTTTTTGTAAGAAAAATAACAAGTGTAGAAAATTGCAAAGAAGAAtaataacacacaacacacaaattttacatggaaaaacctGGTAAAAATATACCAATGAAAAGCCACGGGCAAATATCTTTCATATTGATTCTCGGGAATTTTatagagttacaacaatctcaaaactatacatcaaaacatgacttcaaACAGCATAAAACGACTGAGTTGCAGAGTCCtacttgaagacaacttactaaatatagtaagtatgaatCGCACAACTACATGTAAAAAGTATCTGGGGTGTTCTGTTATAATCTTTGCTTGGGAGTGAGGTTCGTACATATGTAGGAGGTGTTTGGGGtcttttgtgaagcttttgcaagGTGTAGTTGGGTGTTGGGTACCTTTTGTGCATCGTGTGGATTGGTGTTTGTCTTCCTCTATGTGACCGAAAGTATTTGTTTATGTTTTGGCCTATGTGGAGATTTGTATTGTTGTTGGATGGAGTTTGTATACCATCCTTTCATTCTTTTTTCTTGAGCCCTTAGTTGGTTTTCTGATTAGGGTTTGTAAGTGGAGTATTTGAGATTTTCTTTCTCCTACGTGGGGCCTTGCATGACCTTGCCTAGAGGCTCTTCTTTGGTGCCAATTCTTCCTTTTAAATATATTGTGAGCAGAGGAATCTCATCACTAATCATGCAATAAAAAATTGATATTAGGTTGAATAAAACTATAATTGGGCAAAGGTCCTCTCGAAATGAAGGTTTTTAGCCTTTGAAGGTGAGTGGATGCCTTGTAGAGAATGAACCAGGTCCATGCTTGTGATTCAACTAGATACTATGGAGGAGGATGTCAATTACTTGACCAATCATGCCTTGATTTACAATTTCATGGGAATTCAAGTCTCACTTCCCTTTTTCGATTTGTGGCTCTCATCGCACATAGAATCTAAAAGGCGAAATGGAAGTGATATTGGCTACTAAAAACTACTTTATGgtaatttatttgatcatttcaCATAGAAATAGGACTTTTGAAGGAGGGACATATTTTTACAATCAAGTTGGGTTTTTCATTAAGTCGTGACATGTTGGGTTCAACCCTATAGGGAGCTTCCACCAAGGGTTCTAGTTTGGGTGAGACTTTCGTGGTTTTTGCTGGAATTTTGGAGACATGACACTTTTCATTTAGTTATGTTGCCACTTAGAAAACAAGTGGATTCATTGCTACAACGAGTGTTATGGCTGCCACTTGAGAATTCATACGATGAGAAGAATTGCCAATATTGATCTTTATGAAgttcttgtttttttttcaaaagttttgaAAGTTTGGATGACAATCTTCATCCTTATCAAATAAAGTCGAATATTAGGGGGTTCATATTGAATCACTTGAACttgataattatgaagtgttgTGCATAATTGTGTGAAAGATGTAAACTCATAAAACAAAATATTATCTCTAATGACTTTTtgcaaattattattaaaaaaatatttgaacatCACCATCGGGCACATGATAAGCAATTTGTGCATGCAAATATTTATATTTACCAATGAAACTAGTTACTTTTTCCTTAATACGTTGTTTACAATGTaccaaattagtcaaagtaatttgtCGACAAATATTATTCTGAAAATATTGAACAAATACATCAGTAAATTTTTTAAGAGTATAAATTGAATAAGTAGGCAAAGAGAAAAAACATTGCAAATCTTTTTCTCTTAAGGTACAAGGGATATTTTTGCAAGGAATCTTTGGTCATATTGGAAACCACTAAACAAATTggaaaatattttcacatgagtttgGGGTCACCTTGTCCATGATATTTCTCCAAAAGAGGAACCTCAATGTGTCATGGAAGAGGTGTATGAAGGATGCCAATGCAAAGTTGGAGCTAGTAGAATAATATGTAGGAATAGTACATTTGGATTGGGTTATGGTAGCCAATTATTTTTATAAAGATGAAACAGTGTGAATCAAATGGTTTATGGTGGCTTCAATGGATGAATTGGATTgagatggaggatttgaaggttTTGTATGATAGgtaggtggaacattatgataagtaggtagAGGAGATGATTGGGAAACAAAAGGGAGATTGGTTGAAGGTGGAATGTAGGAGTATTGATTGATAGGATTCCCCCCACTACTAGCATGTGTAACATTAAAATTTCATGAAGTAGAAGTCAtgattaaatatgtatatgtagGAACATTAGGTAGAGATGTAGGAAAAGACATGAAAATATCAACTTGGCAAATGAAGGATTTGAATGTTCAAGCACTTTAGTGCAACTTGATAATGTTATAGTGTTTTCATCCACAATGTAAGAAATATTATGCGACATTTCCACGCCATTTTCATCATTTTGAATCAACCTCCTTAAACCTTCAATCAAGGGTATTTCATCTCCACTCAAGTATTCTAAACTCACAAATTGTTGAAGATCTTCCAATTTCTTGTCAATTTTCCCCAATTGTTCAATAGTCACTTGAATTGAAGAGTCAActtcatcatgagaagtatgaagGGAATGATTCTAAAAAATTCTAGGCATGCTAGGTGTTAGATTGAAATAATATGATTCACCCAAGCTCCTAGGGAATAAACTAGTCAACTTAGGCTCAACACCCTTAatgtttaaaccttgggaagcctcaagtctataacttcttctcactaaAATATTGGATTTGGGACAATGGGTAATGAAAATCATACAAAAAGAAGGAAAATATAATGCAATTGA contains:
- the LOC131035228 gene encoding metallothionein-like protein type 2, whose translation is MSCCGGNCGCGANCGCGSGCKGCGMYPDIERSVSKEIGLGSSASDMGYVDGSVTVAGENGCKCGGSCTCDPCTCK